DNA from Nitrospira sp.:
CGCTGATCGGTCTCTTCAAACGGAAAGAAGTGCGTTTTTTTGCGCCTGGCCGGTCGATGTGGAGTTCATGAGGACATACCTCGCAGAACCCGCAAGGATGTTCACGCAGCATCCAACGTCTCTCTCACCTTCTCGATCAATCCTGACTGACGGTAGGGTTGCTGCAGGACAAACCGCTGGTTAATCCGATGATGTTGAATCGTTTCATCGTCGTAACCTGAGATAAACAGTGTCTTCATCGTCGGATGTTGCCTCAAGAGTCGGCGGGCAAGTTCACGTCCCTCGATTTCTGACATTACCAAGGGACTCACGGTGAGATGAACAATTCCGTTATATCGCTGTGTGAGCATAACCGCCTCGGCAGAAGAAGCCGCCTCCAAGACTCGATAGCGATAACGCTGTGGGGTCGACAGCACAAGTTTCCGTTCGATCTCGTTTTCTTCCACGAGTAGAATCGTTTCATCTCCCTTGGCCAGCATGGCTTTCGGCATCATTTCCTCCCGTGCTTCCGGCGCCGGGACCGCAGGGAAGACGACCCGGACGACGGTCCCTTGTCCTGGTCAACTGTCCACCTCCAGGGTTCCTCCGTTCCGTTTGACGATTCCGAAGACCACGGCGAGGCCAAGGCCGATGTTGGTTTCCTTGGTTGAAAACAACGGCTCGAACATATAGGCTTGGGTATCCAGGTTCATGCCGATTCCGGTATCAGTGATTTGAATCAAGATCCGAGGGGATACAGACTCAATCGGCAATGGTCGGGCTGATTTGGTGCAATCTTCGATGGTCTTGACTTCGATGGTCAGCCGACCTCCATTCGGCATGGCATCACGTGCATTGACGACCAATTGATAAAGGACGGTATGCTTATTACTTTGACTCCGGTGACAGTAATTCGATGAGCGCAATGGGGCTTTTCTGTGCCGAGATGCCCAGCAACGTTTGAAAGGCGGCCATCGGGGTCTGACGCCGGTTGAAACGAACGACAAACTCGTCCCAATAGCTCGGAAGATGCTTGGGCTCGACCCCGTGATGCGTGCCGTTCAGC
Protein-coding regions in this window:
- a CDS encoding response regulator — translated: MMPKAMLAKGDETILLVEENEIERKLVLSTPQRYRYRVLEAASSAEAVMLTQRYNGIVHLTVSPLVMSEIEGRELARRLLRQHPTMKTLFISGYDDETIQHHRINQRFVLQQPYRQSGLIEKVRETLDAA
- a CDS encoding ATP-binding protein, producing the protein MRSSNYCHRSQSNKHTVLYQLVVNARDAMPNGGRLTIEVKTIEDCTKSARPLPIESVSPRILIQITDTGIGMNLDTQAYMFEPLFSTKETNIGLGLAVVFGIVKRNGGTLEVDS
- a CDS encoding transposase, translating into MEGGSQVRTAGWRGYSESALEEYHHHIRVVGAPRQAARRFPHIHRVVSNLKAWLNGTHHGVEPKHLPSYWDEFVVRFNRRQTPMAAFQTLLGISAQKSPIALIELLSPESK